From Xanthomonas citri pv. mangiferaeindicae:
GCTTTGCAGGTACTCGCCGACCGTGGTCTTGCCGGTGCGGTCGATCTGCTCGCGCGAGATCACCTGCACCGGCGAGGCGGTCTCGGTATCGGTGCGCGGGATGTTGGAGCCGGTCACGGTAATGCGGTCGAGCGTGGTGGTGCTCTGCTGGGCTGCGGCCTGCAGCGGCAGCGCGATGGCCGCCAACGCAAGAGGGATCGAAATGGCGAGCGCATGGCGGCGTGGCGCGCGGCGGGTGAGCGGAGTCATGGCAACGGGCGTCCTGTATGCAAGGGGCAAAAGGGGGAAAGTCGCCGGCCCGCGGCGCTGCCGGGTCGGTCAGCGCAGTTAAGATCTCGTTAATGTGAAGAATTCGTGAGGTTAGCGAATTCAGGTTCTGATGTTTCTGAGCCGTTCAACGCCGGTTTAGCGAGTCAACACCGTCCCGCTGGACGCAGGTGCAGCCGAGCGAGGGCTCGCGCGAGGTCCGGGCGGCTTGATTCCGCCGCGAGCAGACCAATATCGGCGCTCTCGCAACACGCCACACGGACCGTCATGACCGCCACCACCGAGACCCGCAAGTTCGAAGCCGAAGTCGCCCAGGTGCTGCATCTGGTGACCCACTCGCTGTACTCGCACAAGGAGATCTTCCTGCGCGAGCTGATCTCCAACGCCTCCGACGCCTGCGACAAGCTGCGCTTCGAGTCGATCGCCAATCCCGAGCTGCTGGCCGGGACCGGCGAACTGCATATCGACGTGAGCTGGGACAAGGCCGCGCGCACGGTGACGATCCGCGACAACGGCATCGGTATGACTCGCGACGATGTGGTCGCCAACATCGGCACCATCGCCAGCTCCGGCACACGGCGGTTCCTGGAGGCGATGAGCGGCGAGCAGAAGGCCGATGCCCGCTTGATCGGCCAGTTCGGTGTGGGCTTCTATTCGGCCTTCGTCGTCGCCGATCGGGTCACCGTGCTCACTCGCCACGCCGGCGCTGCGCCCGAGGCCGGTGTGAAGTGGGAGAGCGACGGGCGCGGCGAGTACGCGCTCGAAGACGTCACGCTGCCCGAGCGCGGCACCACGGTGGTCCTGCATCTGAAGGCGGACGAGGACGAATTCCTCGACGGCTGGAAGCTGCGTGCGCTGGTGCGCAAGTATTCCGACCACGTCGCGTTCCCGATCCGCATGCCCAAGGACGTGCCGACGTCGGCCGACGACGCAGCGGACGAGAACGCGGCCAAGGCCGACGCCGCGCCGGAATGGGAAACCGCCAACGACGCCTCGGCGTTGTGGACCAAGCCCAAGTCCGAGATTTCCGACGCCGACTACCAGAACTTCTACAAGGCGCTCGGCCACGACTTCAACGACGCGGCCGCGTGGACCCACAACCGCGTCGAGGGCAGCCAGAGCTTCACCACGCTGCTGTACCTGCCTTCGCAGCCGCCGTTCGATCTGATGATGGGCGGCCGCGACGAGCGCAAGGGCCTGAAGCTCTACATCAAGCGCGTGTTCGTCATGGACGCGGCCGAGGAACTGCTGCCCAACTACCTGCGCTTCGTGCGCGGTGTCGTCGATGCCGATGACCTGCCGCTCAATGTCAGCCGCGAGCTGCTGCAGCACAACCGCCAGCTCGAGCGCATCAAGGGTGCGTGCGTGAAGCGCGTGCTCGACCTGATCGAGAAGCTCGCACGCGACGATGCCGACAAGTTCGCCGCGTTCTACAAGGCCTTCGGCAACACGCTCAAGGAAGGCATCGTCGAGGACCCTGCCAATCGCGAGCGCATCGCCAAGCTGCTGCGCTTCGCCTCGACCCAGGGCGAGGGCGCTGCGCAGACCGTGTCGCTGGACGACTACGTCGGCCGCATGGCCGTGGGCCAGGACACGATCTGGTACATCACCGCCGACGGCTACGCCGCCGCGGCCGGCAGCCCGCAACTCGAGGCCTTCCGCGCGAAGGACATCGAGGTGCTGCTGATGTTCGACCGCATTGACGAGTGGATGCTCGGCCACCTGCACGAGTACGCCGGCAAGTCGCTGAAGAACGTCGCCAAGGGCGAACTGCCGCTCGACGCTGCCGACAAGGCCAAGCAGGAGGAAGCGGCGAAGGCGGCGGCACCCTTGATCGAGCGGCTTAAGGGCCTGCTCGGTGACCGCGTCGGCGACGTGCGCGTCTCTGCGCGCCTCACCGACTCGCCCTCGTGCCTGGCGCTGGCCGACTACGAGATGGCCCCGCACTTGGCGCGCTTGCTGCGCGAGGCCGGCCAGGCGATCCCCGACAGCAAGCCGACGCTGGAGATCAATCCGCAGCACGCGTTGCTGCAGCGGATCGAAACCGAGGCCGACGAGGCGAAGGCGACCGACCTGGCCACGCTGCTGCTCGAACAGGCCGAGATCGCCGCCGGCGCCCCGCTGCCCGACCCGGCTGCCTTCGTGCAGCGCCTCAACCGCGTCCTGCTGGGCTGAGTGCCGTGTGCCTCCCCCGCGTCACCGGGGAGGTGCCCTTTGCTCGAGCGTGTCTTACACGGTTACGCCCGTGCTGCCGACTTCATGTCACCGGCGCGGCGACCCTAAGCCCTCCCTGCATGCGGGGAGGGTTGGGTGGGGCGGGAGCAGGTCGAGGTGTGCATGCGGAAAGCGCCTGCGCAAAAGCCCGTGCCCCCACCCGGCGCCGGTGGCGCCGACCTCCCCCGCGGGCGCGGGAGGTACGCTGCGTGCGTGCGTGCGTGCGTGCGTGCGTGCGTGCGTCGTGCGCGGTTGCGCGTGCGGTGCTGACTTCATGTCGCTGGCGCGGCGACCCTGAGCCCTCCCCCGCAAGCGGGGGAGGGCTGGGTGGGGGCCGAGCAGGTTGCGGAAGGGATCCGGAAGGGACTGCGTAGACGTCCTTTCCCACCCGGCGCCCATGGCGCCGACCTCCCCGCGAGCGGGGGAAGTGTGCCGCGCTCAAGCGGGTCGTCCACGGCTATGCACGCGTACGCTGCAGACGCATATCACCGGCGCAGTGACCTTAAGCCCTCCCCGCAATGCCGGGGATGGGTGGGTTGGGGGGGGCACCGGTGTCGGTCAGCGCTGCGAGACCTGTGTGTCGAGGGACTCGCGTTGCGGGAGCGACTGCGGCCAGCCGCCGGCGAGCGCGCGGTAGAGCGCGACGGCGCCGGTCGCGGTGCGGGTACGGCCCGCGGCGAAGGCGTCTTCTGCCTGCAACTGCGTGCGCTCGGCGTCGAGGACGTCGAGCAGCCCGGTCGCGCCCGCTTCGAAGCGCATGCGGGCCAGCCGTGCAGCGCGGGCGCTGTCGCGGGCGGCGCGGGCGAGCTCGACATCCTCGTCGTGGGCACGATCGAAGCGTGCGAGCGCGTTGCCTGTGTCTTCGAGTGCGCGCAGCACCGTCTGCTGGTAGCGCGCCAGTTCCAGTTCGGCGTCGGCATCGGCCGCAGCGATGCGGGCGCGCACGCGGCCGATGTCGAGGAACGACCAGTCGATGCCGAGGGCGACCAGCCGGGTCTCGCTGTCGCGCTTGAACAGCGCGTCGACATCGCCAGCCTGGCTGCCGATCAGGCCACCCAGGGTGAGCCGCGGGAACAGGTCGGCGGTCGCCACCCCCACGCGCGCGGTCGCGGCGTGCAGCCGGTGTTCGGCGGCTGAGACATCCGGGCGCAACCGCAGCACGTCGGCCGGCGTGCCGGGATCGATCGCGCGCGGCACGGCAGGCAGATCGCGCGCGGCGCTGAGGGCATCGCGCAGCGTGTCGGGCGTGCGGCCGGTCAGGACCGCGATGCGATGGATCGCGACCGCGATCTCGGCCTCCAGCGCCGGAATCCGCGATGCGGTCGAGGCCGCCTGCGCGGAGGCGCGCGCGCTGTCGAAGTCGCTGTCCTGGCCGGCGTTGCGGCGGGCCTCGACCAGCGCCAGCGTGTGCTGCTGGTTGCCGGCGTTCTCGGTCGCCACGCGCAACCGCTCCTGCAGCCCGCGCAGGTCCAGGTAGGCGGTCGCGACCTCGCCGACGATCGCGACCTGCAAGGCGCGCAGGTCGTCGGCGCTCGCGGCGGCTTCGGCGCGGCCGGCCTCGACGCCGCGCCGCACGCGGCCGAACAGGTCGAGCTCCCAGCTCGCGCCGATGCCGGCCTCGAAGGCGTCGCTGTCGCGTGCGTCACGCGGCGCGCCCGGTGCCTGGTCGGCGCTGGCGCGGCTGCTGGTCGCACGGCCGCTGGCGTCGATCGTCGGCAACTGGTCGAAACGCGCGCCGCGCAACAAGGCGTTGGCACGATCGAAGCGGGCGAGTGCGATGCGCAGATCGTGGTTGGCCGTCAGCGCGTCGTCGACCAGTGCGGTGAGCTGCGGGTCGCCGAAGGCCTGCCAGAAGGCACCATCGGCCGGTGCGGAGACGGGCAACGCCGCCGCCGCATCAGTCGCGGACGCCTGCTCGCCGAACGTGTCGGGCACTGCCATCGTCGGACGCACGTGGTCCGGGCCGACGGCGCAGGCGGCGAGCAGCGCTGCGGCCAAGGTGGTGATGAGTGGGCGCGTCACCATGGCAGTGCCTGGTCGAAGTAGAAGTAGCCGCCGGTCGGGCCGTCATCGTCGATCAGCGCGAGCCGCACACTGGTGCGCGCGCCGTCGACGACCTCGAGCTCGCCGTTCTGCTCATCGCCGGCCTTGTTCATGTCGGTGCGCACGTAGCCGGGATGGATCGTATTGACCTTGATGCCGGCGTCCTTGAGCACGTGCGCCAAGTGCACGGTCCACACGTTCACCGCGGTCTTGGACACGTTGTAGGCCGGTATGCCCTTCATGTCGTAGATGAAGGAGGCCGGGTCCTGGTGCTGGCTGATCGAGCCGAGCAGGCTCGACACGTTGACGATCCGCCCCGCCTTGGACTTGTGCAGCAGCGGCAGCAGCGCCTGCGTGGTCGCGATCAGGCCGAACACGTTGGTCTCGAACGTCGTGCGCCAGGTGTCGAGCGATTGGCCGGTGGTGCCCTTCGTCGGATCGTCGGCGACGATGCCGGCGTTGTTGACCAGGATGTCGAGACGGCCGTGGCGCGCCTCGATGGTCTTTGCGGCCTCGGCGATGCTGGCCGCCTCGGTGACGTCGAGCGCGATCGCCTCGACCGGCAGCCCTTCGGCCTGCAGCTTGAGCGCGGCCTCGACCGCGCGGTCGCGGTTACGGCCCGCCAGCAGCGTGTGCACGCCGGCGGCGCTGAGCTGGCGCACGGTCTCCAGGCCGATGCCACGGGTGGCGCCGGTGACCAGTGCGATACGGGAATCGGAAACGGACATGAGCAACTCCTAGCGGGGGATCAGGAATGGGCCGGTGCGACG
This genomic window contains:
- a CDS encoding molecular chaperone HtpG: MTATTETRKFEAEVAQVLHLVTHSLYSHKEIFLRELISNASDACDKLRFESIANPELLAGTGELHIDVSWDKAARTVTIRDNGIGMTRDDVVANIGTIASSGTRRFLEAMSGEQKADARLIGQFGVGFYSAFVVADRVTVLTRHAGAAPEAGVKWESDGRGEYALEDVTLPERGTTVVLHLKADEDEFLDGWKLRALVRKYSDHVAFPIRMPKDVPTSADDAADENAAKADAAPEWETANDASALWTKPKSEISDADYQNFYKALGHDFNDAAAWTHNRVEGSQSFTTLLYLPSQPPFDLMMGGRDERKGLKLYIKRVFVMDAAEELLPNYLRFVRGVVDADDLPLNVSRELLQHNRQLERIKGACVKRVLDLIEKLARDDADKFAAFYKAFGNTLKEGIVEDPANRERIAKLLRFASTQGEGAAQTVSLDDYVGRMAVGQDTIWYITADGYAAAAGSPQLEAFRAKDIEVLLMFDRIDEWMLGHLHEYAGKSLKNVAKGELPLDAADKAKQEEAAKAAAPLIERLKGLLGDRVGDVRVSARLTDSPSCLALADYEMAPHLARLLREAGQAIPDSKPTLEINPQHALLQRIETEADEAKATDLATLLLEQAEIAAGAPLPDPAAFVQRLNRVLLG
- a CDS encoding short-chain dehydrogenase produces the protein MSVSDSRIALVTGATRGIGLETVRQLSAAGVHTLLAGRNRDRAVEAALKLQAEGLPVEAIALDVTEAASIAEAAKTIEARHGRLDILVNNAGIVADDPTKGTTGQSLDTWRTTFETNVFGLIATTQALLPLLHKSKAGRIVNVSSLLGSISQHQDPASFIYDMKGIPAYNVSKTAVNVWTVHLAHVLKDAGIKVNTIHPGYVRTDMNKAGDEQNGELEVVDGARTSVRLALIDDDGPTGGYFYFDQALPW
- a CDS encoding RND transporter; this encodes MVTRPLITTLAAALLAACAVGPDHVRPTMAVPDTFGEQASATDAAAALPVSAPADGAFWQAFGDPQLTALVDDALTANHDLRIALARFDRANALLRGARFDQLPTIDASGRATSSRASADQAPGAPRDARDSDAFEAGIGASWELDLFGRVRRGVEAGRAEAAASADDLRALQVAIVGEVATAYLDLRGLQERLRVATENAGNQQHTLALVEARRNAGQDSDFDSARASAQAASTASRIPALEAEIAVAIHRIAVLTGRTPDTLRDALSAARDLPAVPRAIDPGTPADVLRLRPDVSAAEHRLHAATARVGVATADLFPRLTLGGLIGSQAGDVDALFKRDSETRLVALGIDWSFLDIGRVRARIAAADADAELELARYQQTVLRALEDTGNALARFDRAHDEDVELARAARDSARAARLARMRFEAGATGLLDVLDAERTQLQAEDAFAAGRTRTATGAVALYRALAGGWPQSLPQRESLDTQVSQR